One window of the Niallia circulans genome contains the following:
- a CDS encoding peptidase U32 family protein gives MKKPELLVTPTSINDIEPLIDNGADAFVIGEQKFGLRLAGEFNRDDVKKAIEIAHQRGKKVYVAVNAIFHNDKIEDVTEYLRFLVAVNADAIYYGDPAVLMIAREVVPNMKLHWSTETTGTNWYTCNYWGRKGAKRAVLAREISMDAIIETKENAEVEIEIQVHGMTTMFQSKRTLLEHYFQYQGKEVELEASKSDKNFFLHDKERENKYPIFQDENGTHIMSPNDICIIDELADLLDAGIDSFKIDGLLKEPSYIIAVTGLYYQAITLYLNDPDRYEEEKDHLLAEIEKIQPPNRPLDTGFFFKETVY, from the coding sequence ATGAAAAAACCGGAATTACTAGTAACGCCAACCAGTATAAACGATATAGAGCCGCTTATTGATAATGGAGCAGATGCTTTTGTTATCGGAGAACAAAAATTTGGTTTGAGATTAGCCGGTGAATTTAATCGGGACGATGTAAAAAAGGCGATTGAAATCGCACACCAAAGAGGGAAAAAAGTATATGTGGCTGTAAATGCAATTTTTCATAATGATAAAATCGAGGATGTAACAGAATATCTGCGGTTTTTAGTGGCTGTAAATGCGGATGCAATATATTATGGCGATCCAGCTGTTTTAATGATTGCCAGAGAAGTTGTGCCAAATATGAAATTGCATTGGAGTACAGAAACAACAGGGACAAACTGGTACACATGTAATTATTGGGGACGCAAAGGTGCAAAAAGAGCGGTCCTAGCAAGAGAAATTAGCATGGACGCCATCATTGAAACAAAAGAAAATGCAGAAGTGGAGATTGAAATCCAAGTTCATGGAATGACGACGATGTTTCAATCAAAACGTACTTTACTAGAACATTACTTTCAATATCAAGGGAAAGAAGTGGAATTGGAAGCAAGTAAATCAGATAAGAACTTCTTTCTGCATGATAAAGAAAGAGAAAATAAATATCCAATTTTTCAGGATGAAAATGGGACACATATTATGAGTCCAAATGACATTTGTATCATTGATGAGCTTGCAGATCTATTGGATGCTGGCATTGATTCTTTCAAAATCGACGGTCTTTTGAAAGAACCAAGCTATATTATTGCCGTTACTGGACTATATTATCAAGCAATAACTTTGTATTTAAATGATCCAGATCGATATGAAGAAGAAAAAGACCATTTACTTGCTGAGATAGAAAAAATTCAACCACCTAATAGACCATTGGACACAGGATTTTTCTTTAAAGAAACGGTTTACTAA
- a CDS encoding O-methyltransferase — protein sequence MQNKQILEYIENLIPERNNQISEMEHYAKQNEVPIMELIGIETLLQLLRIQQPKKILEVGTAIGYSAIRMAEALPSSQIVTLERDEQRYLVAKENVEKFKLEAQIVLLQGDALELGSIVEQYGPFDAIFIDAAKGQYQKFFDLYSPLLSNDGIVYTDNILFHGLVAAEEIDSRNLRQLVRKIRNYNQWLMGNQDYHTAILPVGDGIAISKKRG from the coding sequence TTGCAAAATAAACAAATCCTGGAGTATATTGAAAATTTAATTCCAGAAAGAAATAACCAGATTAGTGAAATGGAACATTATGCGAAACAAAATGAAGTTCCCATTATGGAGTTAATAGGGATTGAAACATTATTACAATTACTACGAATTCAGCAGCCTAAAAAAATATTAGAAGTTGGCACGGCGATAGGATATTCTGCCATAAGAATGGCGGAAGCATTACCATCTTCTCAAATAGTTACGTTGGAAAGAGATGAACAAAGGTATTTAGTAGCGAAGGAAAATGTCGAAAAGTTTAAGCTTGAAGCACAAATTGTCCTTTTACAAGGTGATGCCCTTGAATTAGGTTCCATAGTTGAGCAATATGGACCGTTTGATGCTATCTTTATCGATGCGGCAAAGGGACAATATCAAAAGTTTTTCGATCTTTACAGCCCTTTGTTATCGAATGACGGAATCGTGTATACAGATAATATATTATTTCATGGTTTAGTGGCAGCAGAAGAGATAGATAGTAGAAATCTTCGTCAATTAGTACGGAAAATAAGAAATTATAATCAATGGCTTATGGGAAATCAGGATTATCACACAGCAATCTTGCCTGTGGGAGACGGTATTGCAATTAGTAAAAAGAGGGGATAA
- the mltG gene encoding endolytic transglycosylase MltG, which translates to MTNNKDENNTINSKKELFIANLNQRQQEAKLVRKVVVIVALVLIMIVAVVGTSGYFYIKSALKPVNPDSDKDIVVEIPIGSGVSTISQLLEDKGLVKNAKVFKYYVKFKNESNFMAGEYHMNPSMSIQEIIDSLKTGKIMQEPVFTMTIPEGRQLKEISAIIAKKTNQKEEEVWKQLNDEAFIKGLMAKYPDLLTTEIWAKNIKYPLEGYLFPATYSYYEEKPTLEAIISVMLDKTESVVKAYETEIERDKLTVHQFLTMSSLIEEEATKNVDRKKIASVFYNRIEQGMPLQTDPTVLYALGEHKDRVYYKDLEVDSPYNTYQNVGLPPGPIANAGTVSMEAALHPDDTDYLYFLASKDGKVYFSKSLNEHNELKAKYITEND; encoded by the coding sequence TTGACGAATAATAAAGACGAGAACAATACAATAAATAGTAAGAAGGAGTTATTTATAGCTAATTTAAATCAGAGACAACAAGAAGCAAAATTAGTCAGAAAAGTCGTGGTCATTGTTGCCTTAGTATTAATTATGATTGTAGCAGTTGTAGGGACGTCTGGTTACTTTTACATAAAATCAGCATTAAAACCAGTTAATCCAGATAGTGATAAAGATATTGTAGTGGAAATCCCGATTGGGTCTGGTGTAAGCACTATTTCCCAATTGCTTGAAGATAAGGGACTTGTAAAAAACGCAAAGGTGTTTAAATATTATGTGAAATTTAAAAATGAGTCGAATTTCATGGCTGGAGAATATCATATGAATCCATCCATGTCGATTCAAGAGATTATTGACAGCTTGAAAACCGGAAAAATTATGCAAGAACCGGTCTTTACCATGACGATACCTGAAGGAAGACAATTAAAAGAAATTTCCGCTATTATCGCGAAGAAGACAAACCAAAAGGAAGAAGAGGTTTGGAAACAATTAAACGATGAAGCATTTATCAAAGGGCTAATGGCCAAATATCCAGATTTATTAACAACAGAAATTTGGGCGAAAAATATCAAATATCCGCTAGAAGGTTATTTATTTCCTGCAACTTATTCTTATTATGAAGAAAAGCCAACATTGGAAGCAATCATTTCCGTAATGCTTGATAAAACAGAAAGTGTAGTAAAAGCATATGAAACGGAAATTGAACGAGATAAATTAACCGTCCATCAATTTTTAACAATGTCTTCGTTAATTGAAGAAGAAGCAACCAAAAATGTGGATAGAAAGAAAATTGCCAGTGTGTTCTATAATCGTATCGAACAAGGGATGCCATTGCAAACAGACCCGACAGTACTTTATGCTTTGGGAGAGCATAAGGATAGGGTTTATTATAAAGATCTAGAGGTAGATTCACCTTATAATACCTATCAAAATGTAGGCTTACCACCTGGACCTATTGCCAATGCAGGAACTGTTTCTATGGAAGCGGCATTGCATCCGGATGATACAGATTATCTCTATTTCTTAGCTTCAAAAGATGGGAAAGTGTACTTTTCTAAATCGCTTAATGAACATAATGAATTGAAAGCAAAATATATTACAGAGAATGACTAA
- a CDS encoding DUF1292 domain-containing protein: protein MEHGETNTITVVDEQGNEQLCEILFTFESDEFGKSYVLYYPLGDESDDEEIDIHASSFIPNEETGDGELSPIETEEEWDLVEEMLNTFLAEQEEE, encoded by the coding sequence ATGGAACACGGTGAGACTAATACAATTACAGTTGTAGACGAACAAGGAAATGAACAATTATGTGAGATTCTATTTACATTTGAATCAGATGAATTTGGAAAATCATATGTATTATATTATCCTCTTGGAGATGAAAGCGATGATGAAGAAATCGACATCCACGCATCTTCCTTCATTCCAAATGAAGAAACAGGCGACGGTGAACTATCTCCGATTGAAACTGAAGAAGAATGGGATTTAGTCGAAGAAATGTTAAATACATTCCTTGCTGAACAAGAAGAAGAGTAA
- the ruvX gene encoding Holliday junction resolvase RuvX — translation MRLMGLDVGSKTVGVAVSDALGWTAQGIETIKIDEEKEQFGLDRIASLIVEYDIGKIVVGLPKNMNGSIGFRGEASQMYGQLLEERFELPVVFWDERLTTMAAERILLEADVSRKKRKKVIDKMAASIILQGYLDSQK, via the coding sequence ATGCGATTAATGGGCTTAGATGTTGGCTCAAAAACAGTAGGAGTTGCTGTTAGTGATGCTTTAGGATGGACAGCACAAGGAATTGAAACAATTAAAATTGATGAAGAGAAAGAACAATTTGGGCTTGACCGTATTGCGTCCTTGATTGTTGAGTATGATATAGGTAAAATAGTGGTTGGACTTCCTAAAAATATGAATGGCAGCATAGGCTTTCGTGGAGAAGCTAGTCAAATGTACGGGCAGCTTTTAGAAGAACGATTTGAACTGCCGGTTGTTTTTTGGGATGAACGACTAACAACGATGGCTGCTGAAAGAATTCTATTGGAAGCAGATGTTAGTAGAAAAAAACGTAAAAAAGTAATCGATAAAATGGCTGCATCTATCATTTTGCAAGGATATTTAGACAGTCAAAAATAA
- a CDS encoding IreB family regulatory phosphoprotein, producing the protein MSSFDKTMRFNFPEEPYEHDVKEVLYQVYDALQEKGYNPINQIVGYLLSGDPAYIPRHMDARNIIRKLERDEIIEELVKFYLKQQREE; encoded by the coding sequence ATGAGCTCATTTGATAAAACAATGAGATTCAATTTTCCAGAAGAACCATATGAACATGATGTAAAAGAAGTACTTTATCAAGTTTACGATGCACTTCAAGAAAAAGGCTATAATCCAATCAATCAAATTGTTGGTTATTTACTTTCTGGGGATCCTGCTTATATTCCCCGTCACATGGATGCACGCAATATCATCCGAAAATTAGAACGAGATGAAATTATTGAGGAACTTGTAAAGTTTTATTTAAAACAGCAACGAGAGGAATAG
- the alaS gene encoding alanine--tRNA ligase codes for MKNLTGAEIRSKFLEFFQGKGHAIEPSASLVPHDDPSLLWINSGVATLKKYFDGRVIPENPRITNAQKSIRTNDIENVGKTARHHTFFEMLGNFSIGDYFKEEAIEWAWEFLTDEKWIGFDKEKLSVTIHPEDEEAYVLWRDKIGIPENRIIRLEGNFWDIGEGPSGPNTEIFYDRGPEYGNDINDPELYPGGENDRYLEVWNLVFSEFNHNPDGTYTPLPKKNIDTGMGLERMASVVQNVPTNFDTDLFMPIIRATEQLADVRYGKDSLSDEAFKVIADHIRTVAFAIGDGALPSNEGRGYVLRRLLRRAVRYAKKININRPFMFELVPVVAEIMVDYYPTVKEKTEFIQKVMKSEEERFHETLNEGLAILSEVMEKAKDNGVIAGEDIFRLYDTYGFPVELTEEYAEEQGLAIDHEGFEKEMESQRDRARKARQEVDSMQVQSGVLGNIKVESEFIGYDQWSNEAQIVALLRNGQEVETAEAGDEIQFILDKTPFYAESGGQIADKGTLKSDHVTISVEDVQKAPNGQNLHKGIIETGAVRVNDRLAAKVDSKNRSKIIKNHTATHLLHQALKDVLGTHVNQAGSLVQPDRLRFDFSHFGQITAEELDEIERIVNEKIWESIAVQIDYKDIEEAKAMGAMALFGEKYGKVVRVVQVGEYSLELCGGCHVDNTSAIGLFKIVSEAGIGAGTRRIEAVTGQAAYQQLTDQIHLLKEAANKLKTSPKDVVTRVDSLLTEVKQLQRENESLAAKLSNIEAGNLVDQVKLVNEVPVLAASIPNVDMNNLRTMADELKQKIDSVVLVLGSVNEGKVSIIAGVTKDLMDKGFHAGKIVKEVASICGGGGGGRPDMAQAGGKDPSKLNEALEFVQEYVKSV; via the coding sequence ATGAAAAACTTAACTGGTGCAGAAATAAGAAGCAAATTTTTAGAATTTTTTCAGGGCAAAGGGCATGCGATTGAGCCAAGTGCATCTTTAGTGCCTCATGATGATCCGTCATTATTATGGATTAATAGTGGTGTAGCTACCTTAAAAAAATATTTTGATGGTCGCGTTATTCCTGAAAATCCAAGAATAACAAATGCGCAAAAATCAATTCGTACAAACGATATTGAAAATGTGGGCAAAACGGCGCGTCACCATACTTTTTTTGAAATGCTTGGTAACTTTTCGATTGGGGATTATTTTAAAGAAGAAGCAATCGAATGGGCTTGGGAGTTCTTGACAGATGAAAAATGGATTGGCTTTGATAAAGAAAAGCTTTCTGTAACCATCCATCCAGAGGATGAAGAAGCATATGTTTTATGGCGAGATAAAATTGGCATACCAGAGAATCGCATTATTCGCTTAGAAGGTAACTTTTGGGACATAGGTGAAGGTCCAAGTGGTCCTAATACAGAAATATTCTATGATCGTGGTCCAGAATATGGCAATGATATCAACGATCCAGAATTATATCCAGGTGGAGAAAATGATCGTTACTTAGAAGTATGGAACCTTGTTTTCTCTGAATTTAACCATAATCCAGACGGCACTTATACACCTCTGCCAAAGAAGAATATTGATACAGGTATGGGCTTGGAGCGTATGGCGTCTGTTGTTCAAAATGTTCCAACAAACTTTGATACAGATTTATTTATGCCGATTATTCGCGCGACTGAACAATTAGCAGATGTCCGGTATGGCAAGGACTCTTTAAGCGATGAAGCATTTAAAGTAATCGCAGACCATATACGTACAGTGGCTTTTGCAATAGGTGACGGGGCTCTTCCGTCAAATGAAGGAAGAGGTTATGTGTTAAGACGTTTGTTGCGCAGAGCAGTTCGTTATGCAAAGAAAATTAATATCAACAGACCATTTATGTTTGAATTAGTTCCAGTAGTGGCTGAAATTATGGTAGATTATTATCCTACTGTAAAGGAAAAGACAGAATTTATTCAAAAAGTCATGAAAAGTGAAGAAGAACGATTCCATGAAACATTAAATGAAGGTCTTGCTATCCTTTCCGAAGTAATGGAGAAAGCAAAAGACAATGGAGTTATAGCTGGAGAAGATATTTTCCGTTTGTACGATACGTATGGATTCCCAGTTGAACTTACAGAGGAATATGCAGAGGAGCAAGGTCTGGCTATTGATCATGAAGGTTTCGAAAAAGAAATGGAAAGTCAGCGTGATCGCGCCCGAAAAGCACGTCAAGAAGTTGACAGCATGCAAGTTCAAAGTGGAGTGTTAGGCAATATTAAAGTGGAAAGTGAATTTATTGGTTATGATCAGTGGTCAAATGAAGCGCAAATCGTGGCTTTATTAAGAAATGGTCAAGAAGTAGAGACTGCAGAAGCTGGGGATGAAATTCAGTTTATATTAGACAAAACACCATTCTATGCAGAAAGCGGCGGTCAAATTGCTGACAAAGGAACGTTAAAATCGGATCATGTGACAATTAGCGTGGAAGATGTTCAAAAAGCGCCAAATGGTCAAAATTTACACAAAGGAATAATTGAAACAGGAGCTGTTAGGGTAAATGATAGATTAGCAGCTAAAGTGGATAGTAAAAATCGTTCCAAAATTATAAAGAACCATACAGCAACTCATTTATTACATCAGGCATTAAAAGATGTTCTTGGAACACATGTTAATCAAGCAGGATCTCTTGTACAACCAGATCGTTTACGTTTTGATTTTTCTCATTTTGGGCAAATTACTGCAGAGGAATTAGATGAGATTGAACGAATCGTTAACGAAAAGATATGGGAAAGTATTGCAGTTCAAATTGATTACAAGGATATCGAAGAGGCTAAAGCAATGGGTGCAATGGCTTTATTTGGTGAAAAATATGGAAAAGTAGTACGTGTTGTCCAAGTTGGTGAGTATAGCTTAGAACTATGCGGCGGGTGTCATGTTGATAATACTTCAGCAATTGGTTTATTTAAAATTGTTTCGGAAGCTGGAATTGGCGCAGGAACAAGACGTATTGAAGCAGTAACTGGACAAGCGGCATACCAACAACTGACAGATCAAATTCACTTATTAAAAGAAGCGGCGAATAAGTTAAAAACTAGTCCCAAAGATGTCGTTACTCGCGTAGACAGTCTTCTTACAGAGGTGAAGCAATTACAACGGGAAAATGAATCACTTGCTGCAAAACTAAGCAATATTGAAGCAGGCAATCTTGTTGATCAAGTGAAATTAGTGAATGAAGTCCCAGTATTAGCGGCTTCTATCCCGAATGTAGATATGAATAATCTTCGCACAATGGCAGATGAATTAAAACAAAAAATAGATTCTGTCGTATTAGTACTTGGAAGTGTCAATGAAGGAAAAGTAAGTATTATTGCTGGTGTAACCAAGGATTTAATGGATAAAGGTTTCCATGCAGGAAAGATAGTAAAAGAAGTAGCTTCCATTTGTGGAGGCGGCGGAGGCGGCCGTCCAGATATGGCTCAAGCAGGCGGTAAAGATCCTTCTAAACTAAATGAAGCATTAGAATTTGTACAAGAATATGTGAAATCCGTTTGA
- a CDS encoding AI-2E family transporter — MDIRIKWYYRLGFTLLLFIVLFIFIKLSPIWLPILSLITKVITPFIIGAFFTYLLHPIVELLHKKGLHRGLSVAFIYILFFGGIGYAIYKGIPILIEQLEELTVSAPKLAERYKDLIDSIQNKMESWPLNLQEKVDRGIDIFERKMESLLNKVINGAMGIVNYSIIIMLIPFISFYMLKDINAVRKGFNGLIPNKWRNSARLFLEDVNESLGSYIRGQLLVCTIIGVISMLLFLIFHMKFALVLGMIIGITNVIPYFGPVIGAVPALIVASTVSVKMIIIVVIIIIILQFLEGNILSPYIVGKSTHMHPLFIMFALLLGEEIGGMIGMIVAVPLLSIVKVAIIHMKTHFGKKEREIKRI, encoded by the coding sequence ATGGATATAAGAATAAAATGGTATTATCGATTAGGATTTACCTTATTACTTTTTATCGTTTTATTTATTTTTATAAAATTATCACCGATATGGTTACCCATTTTAAGTCTTATAACAAAGGTTATAACTCCTTTTATTATTGGTGCGTTTTTTACGTACTTACTTCATCCAATAGTAGAATTATTACATAAAAAAGGTTTACATAGAGGGTTGTCTGTTGCATTTATTTATATTTTATTTTTTGGCGGGATTGGGTATGCGATCTATAAAGGTATCCCCATTCTTATTGAGCAGCTGGAAGAGCTGACAGTTAGTGCTCCAAAGCTTGCAGAGCGATATAAAGATTTAATTGATTCGATTCAAAATAAAATGGAATCTTGGCCGCTTAACCTACAGGAAAAAGTTGACCGTGGAATTGACATATTTGAAAGGAAAATGGAATCCCTTTTGAATAAAGTAATTAATGGTGCCATGGGGATTGTCAATTATTCGATTATAATTATGCTTATTCCCTTTATCTCTTTTTATATGTTAAAGGATATAAATGCGGTAAGAAAAGGCTTTAATGGATTAATTCCTAATAAATGGCGCAATAGTGCTCGCTTATTTTTAGAGGATGTAAATGAATCATTAGGCAGCTATATAAGAGGACAATTATTGGTTTGTACAATAATTGGAGTTATTTCTATGCTTCTTTTTTTGATTTTTCATATGAAATTTGCCCTTGTATTAGGAATGATCATAGGAATAACGAATGTCATTCCGTATTTTGGACCGGTAATTGGAGCTGTTCCAGCTTTAATTGTTGCAAGTACTGTTTCTGTGAAAATGATCATTATTGTCGTGATTATCATTATTATTCTGCAATTTCTCGAAGGAAATATATTATCGCCATATATAGTAGGGAAAAGTACTCATATGCATCCCTTGTTTATTATGTTTGCGCTATTGCTAGGAGAGGAGATAGGCGGGATGATTGGAATGATTGTGGCAGTCCCTTTATTATCCATTGTAAAAGTAGCAATCATTCATATGAAAACCCATTTTGGAAAAAAAGAACGAGAAATAAAACGTATATAA
- a CDS encoding YrzQ family protein, protein MGKAINTAIAIGAGVVALSYMQKNNMMSQKQLKKVQRKVMKMF, encoded by the coding sequence ATGGGTAAAGCGATAAATACAGCAATAGCTATTGGGGCTGGTGTAGTGGCACTTAGCTATATGCAAAAAAATAATATGATGAGTCAAAAACAACTGAAAAAAGTGCAGAGGAAAGTAATGAAGATGTTTTAA